In Pyrus communis chromosome 1, drPyrComm1.1, whole genome shotgun sequence, the following are encoded in one genomic region:
- the LOC137728996 gene encoding acyl-CoA-binding protein-like — translation MALQLEEEFKEYAEKAKSLPPRTTDADKLILYGLYKQATVGSVNTNRPGFFSPTERAKWDAWKAVEGKNKEEAMAEYIAKVKQLQQQEVAST, via the exons ATGGCTCTGCAA CTGGAGGAGGAATTCAAAGAATATGCAGAGAAGGCCAAGTCTTTACCCCCAAGAACAACCGATGCAGATAAACTGATCCTGTATGGCCTTTACAAGCAGGCAACAGTTGGGTCGGTTAATACTA aTCGACCTGGGTTTTTCAGCCCAACAGAGAGGGCCAAATGGGATGCCTGGAAAGCTGTTGAAG GGAAGAACAAGGAAGAAGCAATGGCTGAATACATCGCAAAGGTGAAGCAGCTGCAACAACAAGAAGTAGCCTCCACATAG